Proteins from a genomic interval of Pseudomonas versuta:
- a CDS encoding PQQ-dependent sugar dehydrogenase, with amino-acid sequence MLRKTLATLCATSLLSVAFTAHADAPRTFASETGTITATPVVEGLQHPWALAFLPDQQGILVTERPGNLRVVSPAGKLSAPLSGVPQVWAKGQGGLLDIVLSPSFAEDRLVYVSYAEGGGEDGKAGTTVGRGRLSDDLTRLSNFEVIFRQEPKLSTGNHFGSRLVFDRDGYLFIALGENNQRPASQDLDKLQGKVVRIYPDGRVPADNPFVGQDGVRPEIWSYGHRNQQGATLNPWTGTLWSHEHGPKGGDEINLIERGKNYGWPLATHGIDYSSQPISEARGKTAEGTTGPHHVWEKSPGISGMAFYDAQRFKPWQHNLFIGALADKDLIRLQLDGDKVVHEERLLGGLNARIRDVRQGPDGYLYVLTDESNGALYRIGLQ; translated from the coding sequence ATGTTGAGAAAAACCCTGGCCACGTTATGCGCCACCTCGCTACTCAGTGTGGCTTTCACGGCCCATGCCGATGCGCCGCGCACCTTTGCCTCCGAGACGGGAACAATTACTGCTACGCCTGTTGTGGAAGGCCTTCAACACCCCTGGGCGCTGGCTTTTCTGCCGGACCAGCAAGGTATTCTGGTCACCGAGCGCCCCGGTAACCTGCGTGTCGTAAGCCCGGCCGGAAAACTCTCTGCGCCTCTTTCCGGTGTTCCCCAGGTATGGGCCAAAGGGCAGGGCGGCCTGCTGGATATAGTGCTGTCCCCCAGCTTTGCCGAGGATCGTCTGGTGTACGTGTCCTATGCCGAAGGCGGTGGTGAAGACGGTAAAGCGGGAACCACTGTTGGCCGGGGCCGGTTATCCGATGATTTGACCCGGCTGAGCAACTTTGAGGTGATCTTTCGCCAGGAACCCAAACTCTCCACTGGCAACCACTTCGGTTCACGCCTGGTTTTCGATCGTGACGGCTACCTGTTTATTGCCCTTGGCGAAAATAATCAGCGGCCTGCTTCCCAGGATCTCGACAAGCTGCAAGGCAAAGTTGTGCGGATCTACCCTGACGGACGAGTCCCCGCCGACAATCCGTTTGTGGGCCAGGATGGGGTACGCCCGGAAATCTGGTCATATGGGCACCGCAATCAGCAGGGGGCCACCTTGAACCCCTGGACCGGGACGCTTTGGAGCCATGAGCACGGTCCCAAAGGAGGCGACGAAATCAACCTGATCGAGCGTGGCAAGAACTACGGCTGGCCGCTGGCGACCCATGGCATCGACTACTCATCGCAACCCATCTCTGAAGCCCGGGGCAAAACGGCAGAAGGGACAACAGGGCCTCACCATGTGTGGGAGAAGTCTCCCGGCATCAGCGGGATGGCGTTCTACGATGCGCAGCGCTTCAAACCCTGGCAGCACAACCTGTTTATCGGTGCGCTGGCCGATAAAGACCTGATTCGGCTACAGCTTGATGGCGACAAGGTGGTGCATGAAGAGCGCCTGCTGGGCGGTCTGAACGCGCGAATCCGTGACGTGCGCCAGGGCCCGGATGGTTATTTGTATGTATTGACCGATGAAAGCAACGGCGCGTTGTATCGCATCGGCTTGCAATAG
- the hdeA gene encoding acid-activated periplasmic chaperone HdeA, producing MKKHILLLSAVSLVALSGLAQADAKQPVAKWTCADFLAVDESYQPTAIGLGEAVNKKGQVEDAVLDVDGIAKITPLVITACKETPTESFVQKIKSEWAKVKKDV from the coding sequence TCTGCTGTTGAGCGCTGTCAGTCTTGTAGCACTGTCGGGCTTGGCACAAGCTGATGCCAAGCAGCCTGTTGCGAAATGGACGTGCGCGGATTTTCTGGCAGTTGATGAAAGCTATCAACCCACTGCTATCGGTCTGGGTGAAGCAGTGAACAAGAAAGGCCAGGTTGAGGATGCAGTACTGGACGTGGACGGCATTGCCAAAATCACCCCGCTGGTAATCACTGCCTGCAAGGAAACGCCGACAGAATCCTTCGTGCAAAAAATCAAGTCCGAGTGGGCCAAAGTCAAAAAAGACGTGTAA